Genomic DNA from Luteitalea sp.:
CCCTCATTTATTCGTACGGCAACATGCGCTTGATGCGCGCGGCGTCAGACGGGGACACTTCGCGCGCGCCCCGCTGCTGCCGCTTCCGGTGCTGCGGCTTGCCGGTGAGGAGATGCCGATGGAACGCGGTGTTTCGCATGACCTTGCCGCGTGCCGATGTCTTGAATCGCTTGGCCGCCCCTCTGTGCGTCTTGAGCTTGGAGCGGCCCTTTGCCTTCTGCATGATCGCTCGTTCCTTCGCGTACGCGTTGGTGCGCGGTTATGACTCCGCCGACTTCCGCGCGGGAGCGCGCGGGCCGAGCAGCGCGTGCATCTGGTTGCCTTCCATCCGGGGCGCCGTCTCGATGACGGCAGTCTCGGCCAGCTCCTGAACCAGGCGCTCGAGGATTCGCCGGCCGATCTCGGGGTGGGCCATCTCCCGCCCGCGGAAGAAGATCGTGGCCTTGACCTTGTCGCCGTCGTGCAAGAAGCGCTCGACGTGCTTCTTCTTGAACTGATAGTCGTGCTCGCTCACCTTGGGACGGAACTTGATCTCCTTGATCTCGATCGTCTTCTGGTGTTGTCGCGCTTGGCGCTGTCGCTTCTGCTCGTTGTACTGATACTTGCCGTAATCGGTGATCCGGCAGACCGGTGGTGTGGCCGTCGCCGCGACCTCGACGAGGTCCA
This window encodes:
- the rpmI gene encoding 50S ribosomal protein L35; its protein translation is MQKAKGRSKLKTHRGAAKRFKTSARGKVMRNTAFHRHLLTGKPQHRKRQQRGAREVSPSDAARIKRMLPYE
- a CDS encoding translation initiation factor IF-3 — its product is MRAPRRDTRARVNERIRTREVRVIDENGQQLGIMPPQQAVALARQRGLDLVEVAATATPPVCRITDYGKYQYNEQKRQRQARQHQKTIEIKEIKFRPKVSEHDYQFKKKHVERFLHDGDKVKATIFFRGREMAHPEIGRRILERLVQELAETAVIETAPRMEGNQMHALLGPRAPARKSAES